TCAATGCCAGCTAGCGGCTGGGCAGCGATTTTTCGAGCGAAACGATATACTTCCTCATGCAGCGCCTCTTCCGGATATACCTCGTCAACAAAACCGTAGGACTTGGCTTCCTCTGCCCGCAATCTGTCTCCAGTCAGCAGGAGAGCGAGTGCTTTTGATTCTGGCAGCAAGTCCAACAGCCGACTTCCTCCACCCCAGCCTGTCGTAATATGCATGCTGATTTGTACAAACCCGAAGGTGGCCCGGTCACTGACAAAACGAAAATGACACGCGCCCGCAAACTCACAGCCACCTCCGACCGCAGCACCGTTTATCATGGCTATCACCGGTTTGGAATATTGATCAATGGTCGACAAAAGCCCCGTCACTTTGCTGAGCAAAGGATGCGCCTGTTCAAAGCCGCGCGCTGCAATAAACTGATTCAAATCGCCTCCGGAAACAAAGCTTCTGCCCGTCCCCGTCACAATCAGAACCTTCACCCGAGGATCGGCTTGGCAATCTTGCAGAACCTGATGCAGCTCGTCAACCAGCTCCACGCTGATGGCATTATGTACATGCGGCCGATTTAATGTGATTGTGGCAATACCGTCCTGTTTTTGCAAAAGCAAGGTCTCCATATGAACTCCCACCTTTTTATCAGCTAGTGGCTTTATTTTACCTTTCGATGGACAAACAAAAAAGAGGAGGCCTTTACCCCCTCTTCATTAAGACAACAAATTTTGCATGGCGGAAGAATTGAATCCGACGATCAGGTTTTC
The window above is part of the Brevibacillus brevis NBRC 100599 genome. Proteins encoded here:
- a CDS encoding enoyl-CoA hydratase/isomerase family protein, whose protein sequence is METLLLQKQDGIATITLNRPHVHNAISVELVDELHQVLQDCQADPRVKVLIVTGTGRSFVSGGDLNQFIAARGFEQAHPLLSKVTGLLSTIDQYSKPVIAMINGAAVGGGCEFAGACHFRFVSDRATFGFVQISMHITTGWGGGSRLLDLLPESKALALLLTGDRLRAEEAKSYGFVDEVYPEEALHEEVYRFARKIAAQPLAGIEAYMQILKWKRMGLPQEERIRREVSQCAHLWGSPEHVAVVESFLTKRPTS